TTAAAAATCGTCTAAAGTGCTAAACAAACGTGGTCATTTGGGGCGGATATGCAGGGAACATCAGAGCGGTATTTCACGCCTGTCTATAATCTATTATTGATAGACGGATCTCATACATaataactttaaatgcaaatatatccaTTTTCTTCGAGCTATTTTTgagagatccaagatcggggaTCTTCAAGACTTCAGGGAAttcaaaataatgacctatAGCAAAGGAACCTTAAAAAATCAAGGGCTGGTAGCCTTAGAAGTCTCGAACAAACACTCTCGATAGTATGTGGTCCTTTTAGCTAGCAAATCAATCATCAAAGGGTGTGAGTTTCtccaatgttttaaatttccgaGAAATATCCTTATGTGAGGTATAAGAAGAGGGATATCTGCAGAAAACACTCACCGTGAAAGTTGAAGTTCAACAACGTCACACtattccaatttaaatgaagacAACGAGAAATGTTTTGAACTTTTCTTACTtagatttttcatttcatttgtctTTCTTTTCAGGAGTTGAAATgatgaaaatgtttatttttgccAATACCATAATGCTTATCCTTACAATGGCCTGGCCACAAGTTAAATTACAATATATTTGGTTTATGCAATGGTGGGACTCATTTAAAGAGGGATAAACAACGCAACAACCTTTCAAGTTTTGAAAACAACTGTAAACAAGATAAAAAATCTCAATTATCTTATCTGCACCATGGTTGGACCGTTTGCGCAAGGTATATTCCTTATGGGAATCATATATTGGTATTCCAAAGGTTTACTAAATCTAATCAATGACTATTATCGCACCGAATTTAATCGTAAATTAAAAACCACTGCTGTTGAGCAGAAAAATTTTGCCTTGAGGCCACAATCCTATGATTTGGACGACATGGAGGAATTAATCAAAATGGAGGCATTAAGTGATAGTGAAGAAGAGGAAAAACGTATACGGCAACTGATTGGCGATATTGAAGTGATTGAAAGCTGTGAAGAAGCCTGTTTCTCTCCATATATTGGAAGCCAATGTTATAGTCCAAATCGtaaaatggaatttttaaatattctctATCGTCTTGAAGATATTCGTAGTGATAGTAAAAAGGTTTACTTTAGCATAGATCATAATTATCCCATTTGTTTGCTAAATGATAGTGTTACCTAATACTAATTTTGTAAGACCTTATAAAAGTTATTTGTTAGAATATACCATGTAAAATATTTCTAAGAATCGGAGAACtagttaatttttaaatataaacataAGATAAAATCTTATCTTGAATCATGATATCGTATAACCAGTTATTgctaaggaaaaccttattcaacaACATAGACTGACTAAAGGTTTCGGTTTGTGAAACCTTATTTAGACAGGGTGAATTTTCCGTTCCGTCTTCTCAATGAACAAGACATCTTTCcgtaacttaaatttttggaattagAGTTTGATATTCTCAATGACATGATGACCTACTTATGAAAGACTTATGAAAGAACCGACAACCAGATTACAAAAGCAAAACAATAATTTGGTGAAAGAGTTATTTAAAATTGGGGTTAATCAGAAAGGGAGAAACATAAACTTTAATCTGACGTGGCTACAGCACCAAGAATTTTTGGTCTtgcttggttaggttaggttggaggggatgataccaaaacattgtcTTGATATCCGCTGGGACCCTATGTGGCCTGTTGTGATTCCTCAATCTTCTCTTTCCGTCAGCCGCATATTTTATATTGAATTCCATCTCCTCTACTTAAGACAGTCCGTCAATGCACCTTCTCATACcattatgctattagagctcaagttatagtccgattcgaaccataaatgaatgctgaacattgtagaagtcattgtgtaattgcgccttgtagaggctcaagaagcaaaatcgggagagagatttatatgggagctgtatcaagctgttgatcgattcagaccatattcgtcccacatgttgaaggccatgagagaagccgttgtacacaaatttttccaaatcggatgagaattacgccctctagagggtcaaagaGTCAAGTACCGATTTAAAAAACACTAaacacaaaacactacgtgcaaaatttcagtcaaatcggatgagaattgcgccttctagaggctcaagaagtcaagacccaagatggttttatatggcagctgtattaaaacatggaccgatttggcccatttacaatcccaaccgacctacaccaataagaagtatttgtgcaaaatttcaagcggctagctttactccttcgaaagttagcgtgctttcgacagacagacggatggatggacatgatcgacttaaaatgacatgacgatcaagaatatacatatatactttatggggtctcagaggcatatttcgaggtgttacaaacagaattacgaaataagtatactcccatcctatggtggagggtataaaaaagacccATATGAAAAGACGCTTAGATAACGGTCGGATTACTTTCAAAACTGTCGGAAACAAAAAACCCTCAGAATGTCCAACAGAATATGGAACGAACTGGGTAAGATATTGTCggaagtcttcaaaaattgttcAGATTGGTCTGACATCAGACATTTGGGTAGCTGGGTCTTCAAGCTTAATCCCTGTGCCTATTCATTGCTACATATCGttaggcaacaacaacaaaacagcgACGTTGCGTCTCTACCATTGGTGGAAATGTTGTTGTTATAACGTCAGTCGGCAACTGTTTTCGTAACGCCCACATAACAAGTGGCTGGAGCTGAGTATAAAATGGAGACACCCAAGCGAATGGGGACAGTCAGTGCGTAGCAACGAAGCAGCCAACATTAGACAATGGTAAGTACGGATATTCTGATATTATGGTTGGAGTACCTACCAAGGTTTCCAAAACACTTAGTCTGTGATCATTTCCTTATCCTTGTTGGAGTGCCAACCACGGTCTCCTAGTTATCCTCTGGAATCGAAGCATATCCTTACTGGGGTACTGTCTTCTGAATAATCCATAGAATCCTAGTATATTCTTACTAAAGTACTTACCACAGTCTTCTGtagaatcctagcatatccttACTGGAGTGCTTACCATGGTCTCCTGAtaatcctgtagaatcctagcatatccttACTGGAGTATTTACCATGGTCTCCTAGCTGTTTTGAGGTCCTAGTGTATCCTCACTGGAGTaattaccacggtctcctggatATCATGTTAAACTCTAGCATATCCCtactggagtacttaccacatTCTACTGGCTATCCTAtagaatcctagcatatccttCCTCGAGTACTTAGCACGGTTCCCTGGATATCCTGAAGAATCCTAGCGTACCCTTGCCATGATCTCCGGGCTGtcctgtagaatcctagcaCAATCTTACTGGAGTatttaccacggtctcctggatATCTTGTAGAATCCTAGAGTACTCTTTACtagagtacttaccacggtctcctagCTATCCTGTAAAATCTAAGCGTACCCTTGGCACGGTCTCCTGGCTGTCCTAGAGAATCCTAGCACATCCTTACTGGAGTACTTCCCACTGTCTCCTGtatatcctgtagaatcctagcatatccttACTGGAATACTTAAAACGGCCACCCAGTTATCATATAGAATCCTAGCAAATCCTTACTGGAGTACTAACGACGGTATGAtagctatcctgtagaatcgtGTCATAGATTTACGGGAGAACTTACCACTGACTCCGGGATATCCTACAGAGTCCTAACATATCCTTACTGGATCTCCTATAATCTTACTAGCACGATCTCGtcgctatcctgtagaatcctagcatatccttac
This Stomoxys calcitrans chromosome 2, idStoCalc2.1, whole genome shotgun sequence DNA region includes the following protein-coding sequences:
- the LOC106092672 gene encoding uncharacterized protein LOC106092672; amino-acid sequence: MVGPFAQGIFLMGIIYWYSKGLLNLINDYYRTEFNRKLKTTAVEQKNFALRPQSYDLDDMEELIKMEALSDSEEEEKRIRQLIGDIEVIESCEEACFSPYIGSQCYSPNRKMEFLNILYRLEDIRSDSKKVYFSIDHNYPICLLNDSVT